The genomic segment CAGTCTCCGGTACTCGCTGTACACGATGTACACCGCTTTCATACTTCAGACGGCTGTAGGCTCCTTTCCCTTCGACTACAAAGATCATCTCTTTAAAACCTCCTACCTCTGAAGAACTAGAACTCATTATATCCACATCCCAGTCCTGCTTTTCAGCATAACGAGAATACATCCGATAAAGCTCTCCAGCAAATAAGGCAGCTTCATCACCCCCGGTACCAGCTCTAATCTCAACAATAACATTCTTCTCATCATTAGGATCTTCAGGAATTAACATTAGCGGTAGTTCTTCTTCTAATTTTTCCTGCTTAGGCTCTAATTCTGCTAATTCCATCTTTGCCAGCTCAACAGCTTCTTCATCATCTTCCATCTCTAACAGTTCTTTAGCTTCTTCAATTTCAGCCATTATCTCTTTATATTTTCTATACTTTTTTACTAATTTCTTAAGTTCAGCATGCTCTTTCGATAATTTTTGGAACTTACTCTGATTATTGATCACTTCTGGATCACTTAACATCTTCTGTAATTTTTCATATCTAGCTTCTGCATCATCTAATGCTTCCTTACAATCAAGCATAAATCAACCTGCTTATTAACTAAACTGGCAGGTCTTTTCACCTCCATTATTAATTTTAAATCTCTGCTTACTTTTTACCCACTATTTATATATTTTATCATTACTCATTTAGTAATTCAAAATTTAATCTAAGATAAAGAAGGGGGGGATTATGATGATTCCTCTAATTCCAAAACCCCTTTTAGTGCCTTAATAGCTACTTCCAGCTGCTTATCATCCGGCTCTCTAGTAGTTAACTTCTGCAGCCAAAGACCCGGTGTAGCAATTAATTTAATTATTGGATTAGCATCCTCTTTACCAGCCAATTTAATGATTTCATAAGAAAGTCCAGCTACCACTGGAAGTAAAGCGATATGGATTAGGATTCGATTTAGTAATGAAGGCCGTCCAAAAAAGGAGAATAATAGAACGCTTGTGATCATCACTATCAACAGAAAATTAGTTCCGCAGCGCGGATGAAGTGTGCTATACTGCCGGGCATTATCTATACTCAAAGGTAAGTCCGCCTCATAATTATAAATCACCTTATGCTCTGCTCCGTGGTACTGAAAAACGCGGTTAATATCATTTAAACGAGAAATACCAATTATATACAGTAAAAAGACTGTAACTTTGATAACTCCTTCAATGAAATTTAAAACTAAATCAGATCCAACATACTGCTGAATAAACTTGATTGCCGTTGCTGGTAATACAACAAATAATAAAATAGCCAGTCCTAAAGCAGTACCGATAGTAAGAATCAACTCCCAGGTCGATAGTTCTTCTTCCTCTTCTTCTTCGGCTACCTGATTGGCAGAAAAAGTCAAAGCCTTCATTCCCATAATTAAGGATTCAAAAAGAGAAACAACTCCGCGAATAAAAGGCCTTTCCAAAATAGAATATCTATCACTGACAGAATCTACTTCTTCAGTATGAAGCACGATATCATCTTCATTCTTTCTAACAGCAATAGCCAAGTTATCGCTGCCACGCATCATTACTCCTTCAATAACTGCCTGACCGCCGTATTGATGATTACACTGCTGCTTATCTGTCATCCTATTCCTCCTTACCTAAAGAAAATAGCAGAGCATAATGCTCTGCCGATTATCATTATTAAAGATCATATTTTTCCTTGAATCTTTCAATCCTACCGCCGCGAGTATTCTGTTTCTGCTTGCCAGTATAGAAAGAATGACAATTAGAACAGACTTCTACCCTCAGATCACCTTTAGTACTCTTAGTTTTAAATGTTTCACCACAAGCACAAGTAATTGTTGCTTCCTTATATTCTGGATGAATATCCTTCTGCATCTTTCATCACCTCTTCCTTTTTTGCTCCAGTTTCGACTGTCACATTATAACATAGTTATTACCAAATTTCAATTATTTCTTACCAAAGGCCTTCTGGAGGGAATTTAACATCTGCTGATTGGAATCAGTACTCTTGATATGTTTAATAAAGGAGCTGATTACCTCGGATTTGGAAAGATCAGTAATCTCTCTACGCAGTGTCCACA from the Acetohalobium arabaticum DSM 5501 genome contains:
- a CDS encoding DUF1385 domain-containing protein, which codes for MTDKQQCNHQYGGQAVIEGVMMRGSDNLAIAVRKNEDDIVLHTEEVDSVSDRYSILERPFIRGVVSLFESLIMGMKALTFSANQVAEEEEEEELSTWELILTIGTALGLAILLFVVLPATAIKFIQQYVGSDLVLNFIEGVIKVTVFLLYIIGISRLNDINRVFQYHGAEHKVIYNYEADLPLSIDNARQYSTLHPRCGTNFLLIVMITSVLLFSFFGRPSLLNRILIHIALLPVVAGLSYEIIKLAGKEDANPIIKLIATPGLWLQKLTTREPDDKQLEVAIKALKGVLELEESS
- the prfA gene encoding peptide chain release factor 1, translating into MLDCKEALDDAEARYEKLQKMLSDPEVINNQSKFQKLSKEHAELKKLVKKYRKYKEIMAEIEEAKELLEMEDDEEAVELAKMELAELEPKQEKLEEELPLMLIPEDPNDEKNVIVEIRAGTGGDEAALFAGELYRMYSRYAEKQDWDVDIMSSSSSEVGGFKEMIFVVEGKGAYSRLKYESGVHRVQRVPETESSGRIHTSTATVAVLPEAEDVDIEINQNDLTIETYRSSGPGGQSVNTTDSAVRITHEPTGVVVSCQDEKSQHKNKRKAMRVLRSRIQEKIEAEKQAEEAEKRKMQIGSGGRSERIRTYNFPQGRITDHRINLTTHQMESILDGEIDELVDELVTADQTEKLEQMYS
- the rpmE gene encoding 50S ribosomal protein L31 produces the protein MQKDIHPEYKEATITCACGETFKTKSTKGDLRVEVCSNCHSFYTGKQKQNTRGGRIERFKEKYDL